CAGCAGGTCCATCAGTTCCTCGACACTGCGCAGCTCCATGCGTCAGTCCTCCCGCGGGACGGCCGTTGCGGTACGTCAGCAGAGCACGGCGAGCTTGCGGCGCGGCCAACGGGACCTGAACTGCGTGCCGTCCGCCGAACGGGTGAATCCCGGCTCGCACGACAAAGCGACAAATCGCCTCTTATATGGCTCAATGAACATGCCTGACTTCCGATAGTTACCTGGTTTTTGCAGCCCCATCGAGCAGGGGGGCGCTCATTTGGTTAATCTGGAGTAGGCGGACAGCACCAAAGGGTTCCCACCACACCCACGGTCCGCCCCGGGGTGAACCGGTGCCCAACGGCCCGCTCGGACCTCAGTTGCCGGCGCCACCGCGTCCGACCTGTCTCGACCCAGACCCGAGCGGGTGTCAGGCGCCGCAGCGCAGACTGCCGGTTGACCGCCCCGAGGGTGACCGACACATAAGGAGTGCGCGGTGACACCGGAGAAGACCAATCGCGAGCAGCGCCCCGAGGAACGCACGGAGCGCGCGGGCCGACGGCCCGGAGACCTCGGCAGCCTCGACGTGTGGGCGCGGTCCGCCCCCATCCGCCTGGCCGGCTACGAGGACGACCTCGCCGAGCCGCACATCCTGCCCAGCGTCGACTGAACCACCCGGACCGGCCGCCCCACAGGCATGGGCGTGCGAGACTCGCGCCCATGCTGATCAGGGAAGCGTCGGACCACGACTGGCCGCGCATCTGGCCGTTCTGGCACCGTGTCGTCGCCGCCGGGGAGACCTACGCCTGGGACCCGGACACCTCGGAACAGGACGCCCGCGCCCTGTGGACCGGCCCCGGCAAGCGGGTCTTCGTCGCGGAGGACGACGACGGCACGATCCTGGGCTCGGCCTACGTGAAGCCCAACTACGGCGGGCCCGCCGCGGACATCGCCAACGCGGGCTTCATGGTTGACCCGGACCGCACCGGCCGTGGCACGGGCCGCGCCCTCGCCGAGCACGTCCTCGCGGCGGCCCGGGAGGACGGCTACCGCGGGATGGTCTTCAACGCCGTCGTCGAGACCAACCCGGCCGTGGGCCTGTGGACTTCGCTCGGCTTCACCGTCCTCGGCACCGTGCCGCGGGCGTACCGGCATCCGCGGCACGGCCTGGTGGGACTGCACATCATGTACCGGGACCTCTGAACGCGCCGGGAGCTCTGAACGCGCCGGGACCTCTGAGCGGTACGGCGCCGCCGCCGACGCCGGGCCCGGGGTGCGAGCGGCACGCGGCCGGGCCGGGCGGGCGGTGCGCGGGTTCAGTCCAGCGGGGCGGTGCGCGGCCACGGGCGCCGCCGCTCGATCCGCTCCGCCAGGTCCAGCAGGACGGCCTCCGCGCCGGGGCGCCCCACCAGTTGCACCGCGCACGGCGCACCGGAGGGCAGGGTGCCGAACGGCACCACCGCCGCGGGCCATCCGGTCAGGTTCCACGGCCCGGTCATCGGCGAACAGGCGCCGTTGACCGCCACGTTGCGCAGCCAGCCCCGCTCGTGCCAGGACACGGCCCGTGGCGGACGGCGGGCCAGCGCCGGGCAGAGCAGCACGTCGTGCTCGGCGAAGAACGGCGCGAGCCGGTCCCGCAGCCGCTCCCGCGCGTCACCCGTGCGGACCCCCTCGACGAACCGCCGCCCGACGGCGGCCTGCACCCGGGTGCGCCGGGCCAGCCGCCGCGGATCCAGGCCCACGGCGTCCATGGCCGTACCGGCACTCCAGTGCCGCAGCGCGGTGAACCCGATCGACGCCGGATAGGGCGGCTCGGCGCGCCGCACCCGGTGGCCCTCCTGCGCCAGCAGCCGCGCCGCCTCCCGTACGGCGGTGGCGTACGGGAGGCCGACCGTCGTGCCGCGCAGCGGCGCGCGCACCGACGCGGCGACCGACGGCGCCGGCCGCCCGGCGGCGGACGGCACTTCGGTGTCCGCCAGCACCGAGAGCATCAGCCGCGCGTCGGCGACCGTCGTGGCGAGCGGCCCGTTCTCCGACATGCCGAACCAGTCGCCGTTGCCGATGCCGGCCGGCACCACCCGGTGGCCCGGCTTGACGGTGACCAGGCCGCAGGCGGCGGCCGGGATGCGCAGCGAGCCCATGCCGTCGTTGCCGAGCGCGAGCGGCACCATCCCGGCGGCGACCGCCGCCGCGCTGCCGCCCGACGAACCGCCCGCCGTGCGCGAGGTGTCCCACGGATTGCGCGTGATGCCGTGCACGCCCTCGGTGGTGCCGAAGACGCACAGCTCGGGCACGTTGGTCAGCCCCACCACGACCGCGCCCGCCGCCCGCAGCCGGGCGACGGTGACATGGTCCCGGGTCTGCGGCAGCTCGGAGGTCGCCGCGGAGCCGTTCCGGGTGGTCTCGCCGCGTACGGCGAGGTTGTCCTTGACGGCCACCGGCACGCCCGCCAGGGGGAGTCCGGCCAGATCCGGCCGGGCCCCGACCGCGTCGGCCTCCTCCAGCGCCGCGCGGGCGCGGACGGTGCGGAAGGCACCGATCCGGCCGTCGAGCCGCTCGATGCGGGTCAGATGCGCGGCCACCACCGCACGGGCGGTGACCCGCTTCTCGCGTACGGCGGCGGCGATCTCGACGGCACTGCGGCCGGCCCAGTCGGTCACGGGCACTCCTCGGCGGAAGGTCGGAAACTCCGAAAGCGGGGGCGGACAGGGCGTACTGGCGAGTACGTGGGGTGAACTCTGCCCGGAGCGGGCCCCCCGCGTCGAGAGGCCGCGTCCGGCCGTCCCCGGCCGCGCCCACCGGCGGCCCGCGGCCCGCCCAAGAGGTGGAGGGATCATGGCCGTTGAGGGACGAGAGCGGGGGACGAGGGAGAGGACGAGAAGGCGTGGACGTGTATGAGGCCGTGGCCGGTCGACGGGCCGTGCGGGCGTTCGGCGACGAGCCGGTGCCCGAGGGCGTGCTCGAACGCGTCCTGGCCGCTGCGACGAGAGCACCGTCGAGCGGCAACCTCCAGCCGTGGCACCTGTACGTCGTGACCGGCGAGCCGCTGGCCGAGCTGAAGGAGCGGGCCACGGCCAGGGCACTGGCGGGCGACCCGGGCGACGAGCGGGAGTACCCGATGTACCCCGCCGAACTGACCCCGCCCTATCTGGACCGCTTCGCCGCCGCTGCCGCCCAGCGGTACGCGGCCCTGGGGATCGAGCGCGACGATCCCGCCCGGCCCATGAAGATCGCCGCGCTGAACTCGGGGGCGTTCGGGGCGCCGGCCGTGCTGTTCTGCTACCTCGACCGGACGATGGGGCCGGGGCAGTGGGGGGACGCGGGGATGTACCTCCAGACGGTCATGCTGCTGCTCCGGGCGGAGGGGTTGCACAGCTGTCCCCAGGTGATGTGGACGATGTACCGGAAGACCGTCGCCGACGTGGTGGGAGCGGGGGACGGGCGCGTGCTGTTCTGCGGGGTCGCGGTGGGGTTCGAGCAGGACGGCGCGCCGCAGTCGCGCACCGGGCGGGCGGACATGGCGGAGACGGTGACCTTCGTCGGGCGGTGACCCTCCGCCCGGCCGCGGGCCCTCCGCGCCGCCGGACCGGAACCGGGCAGAGCCCTGGCCGCGTCTCGCCGGATGCCGGGCGAGGACACGTCCGGCATCCGGCGGGACCGGGCGGGGAGGGCGTGTCCCCGCCGGTCCGCCGCGGTGCCGGGACGCCCGGGTGCGCGCGACGCGTAGGCGGCCCGCCCGGGTGGGTCTATGGTCGGAAGCACAGGGCGAGCACGAGGGGAAGTAGTCGGCGATGGCGCAGGACGAGGCCGTGATCGGCTGCACGGGGGAGCTTCTCATCGGCACCCGCGGATCCGCCGGTCCCGGCGAGATCCTGGTGCGGGTCAGAGGCGGCTCCGAGACCTTCCTCGCCTGGTCGCAGGAACCGTTGCCGATCGGTGCGACGGTCCTCGTGGTGGACTCCCGCGGACGCCGTGAGGTCGACGTGATCGAGTGGGCCGACCCCCTGGACCGGTTGCGCGACGATGCGGCCGACGCAGGCTAAGGAGAACAGACCATGTTCGGTTACCGTGTTCCCGCCCCCGACGAGGCGATGCTGATCTCGGGCGGCAGGCGGGGACTGGGGGGCGCGCCGTTTAGGGTGGTGACGGGGCACGGCAAGTTCGTGCTCCCGGTCTTCCGCAAGGTCCGCTTCCTCACCCTGTCGATGTGTGAGTCGGAGGTCGTCGAGACCTGCGTCACCCGGCAGGGCATCGCGCTGCATGTGCGCGCCGTCATCGCCTTCAAGGTCGGCAACGACCCGGAGAGCATCATCAACGCCGGGCAGCGCTTCCTCTCCGACCAGGACCAGATGTCCGTCCTGACCGGGCGGATCTTCGCCGGTCACCTGCGCGCCATCATCGGTTCGATGACCGTGGAGGAGATCGTCACCGAGCGGCAGAAGCTCGCCGCCGAGGTGCTCGACACCTCCAAGACGGAGATGGCGAAGATCGGCCTGATCGTGGACTCGCTCCAGATCCAGTCCATCGACGACGGCGACACCGGGTACATCGACGCCATGTCCGCGCCGCACAAGGCGGCCATCCAGCGGCAGGCGCAGATCGCCCAGGCACAGGCCAACCAGGCCGCCGCCGAGGCGGAGCAGGAGGCGGCCCGCAGGCAGGCCGAGTACGCCCGCCAGACCGCCGTCGTCAAGGCGGAGTACTCCGCCGAGGTGGACCGGGCCCAGGCGCAGGCCGCGCAGGCCGGGCCGCTGGCGCTGGCGCATGCCCAGCAGGAGGTGCTCGCCGCCCGGACGGAGCTGGCCCAGCGGCAGGCCGAACTGCGCCAGCAGGAGCTGGTGGCCGAGATCGTCAAGCCCGCCGAGGCGGATGCCGAGCGGGTCAGGATCCTCGCCGCGGCCGAGGCCCAGCGGATGAAGGTCCAGGCCGAGGCCGCCGCGTCCTACGACCGGGTCGCGCTCGACCGGATGCTGATCGACCAGCTCCCGCAGATCGTCAAGGAGGCCGCGGGCGGCCTCTCCGGTGCCAACGTCAACGTCCTCAACGGCGCGGACGGCCTCGGCGAGATCGCGGCGGGACTGGTCGCCCAGGGCCTGACCATCCTGGACTCGGTACGGCAGAACCTGAACGGCGGTGGCGGTGGCGGTGGCGGCCAGGGCGGCGGCGCCCAGCGCAACGGCTCCGGCCCGGCCGCGGCGGACACCGGCCGCCGCGAACTCCAGGGCCCGCGGCCCGCGGCCCCGGACGACGGCGCGCAGACGCCGGGCCGGGGCGGCAAGGGGACGGCCGAGTAGGGTCCCGCGAGCGGTCCCGCCCCGTGGCGGGACCGCAGCGACGCCACCGGGCGCCGGGCGGCAGTCCGTGTCGTCGGCCTTGCCGACACCCCGTCTGCCGTCTGCGGCCCCGGGCGCGCTCATCGGCACCGCCGGTCGCCGGTGGCACGCACGCGCCCACCGGCGGCCGCCGGGCCGTTACGGCTCCCGGTACGCGCCTACCGGCCCCGCGCCGGATGCCGGTCGTACTCCCACACCGGGAACCACCGGAGCACCGGACCATCCCGGCTCCGGGCGCGGCCACCGACCCCACCGGCCCCGCCGTACTCCACCGGCCC
The sequence above is drawn from the Streptomyces sp. SAT1 genome and encodes:
- a CDS encoding GNAT family N-acetyltransferase; translation: MLIREASDHDWPRIWPFWHRVVAAGETYAWDPDTSEQDARALWTGPGKRVFVAEDDDGTILGSAYVKPNYGGPAADIANAGFMVDPDRTGRGTGRALAEHVLAAAREDGYRGMVFNAVVETNPAVGLWTSLGFTVLGTVPRAYRHPRHGLVGLHIMYRDL
- a CDS encoding amidase, with the protein product MTDWAGRSAVEIAAAVREKRVTARAVVAAHLTRIERLDGRIGAFRTVRARAALEEADAVGARPDLAGLPLAGVPVAVKDNLAVRGETTRNGSAATSELPQTRDHVTVARLRAAGAVVVGLTNVPELCVFGTTEGVHGITRNPWDTSRTAGGSSGGSAAAVAAGMVPLALGNDGMGSLRIPAAACGLVTVKPGHRVVPAGIGNGDWFGMSENGPLATTVADARLMLSVLADTEVPSAAGRPAPSVAASVRAPLRGTTVGLPYATAVREAARLLAQEGHRVRRAEPPYPASIGFTALRHWSAGTAMDAVGLDPRRLARRTRVQAAVGRRFVEGVRTGDARERLRDRLAPFFAEHDVLLCPALARRPPRAVSWHERGWLRNVAVNGACSPMTGPWNLTGWPAAVVPFGTLPSGAPCAVQLVGRPGAEAVLLDLAERIERRRPWPRTAPLD
- a CDS encoding nitroreductase produces the protein MDVYEAVAGRRAVRAFGDEPVPEGVLERVLAAATRAPSSGNLQPWHLYVVTGEPLAELKERATARALAGDPGDEREYPMYPAELTPPYLDRFAAAAAQRYAALGIERDDPARPMKIAALNSGAFGAPAVLFCYLDRTMGPGQWGDAGMYLQTVMLLLRAEGLHSCPQVMWTMYRKTVADVVGAGDGRVLFCGVAVGFEQDGAPQSRTGRADMAETVTFVGR
- a CDS encoding SPFH domain-containing protein, with the translated sequence MFGYRVPAPDEAMLISGGRRGLGGAPFRVVTGHGKFVLPVFRKVRFLTLSMCESEVVETCVTRQGIALHVRAVIAFKVGNDPESIINAGQRFLSDQDQMSVLTGRIFAGHLRAIIGSMTVEEIVTERQKLAAEVLDTSKTEMAKIGLIVDSLQIQSIDDGDTGYIDAMSAPHKAAIQRQAQIAQAQANQAAAEAEQEAARRQAEYARQTAVVKAEYSAEVDRAQAQAAQAGPLALAHAQQEVLAARTELAQRQAELRQQELVAEIVKPAEADAERVRILAAAEAQRMKVQAEAAASYDRVALDRMLIDQLPQIVKEAAGGLSGANVNVLNGADGLGEIAAGLVAQGLTILDSVRQNLNGGGGGGGGQGGGAQRNGSGPAAADTGRRELQGPRPAAPDDGAQTPGRGGKGTAE